One region of Streptomyces davaonensis JCM 4913 genomic DNA includes:
- a CDS encoding lysine N(6)-hydroxylase/L-ornithine N(5)-oxygenase family protein, giving the protein MTTLHSDPDSIYDVLGLGFGPSHLALAIALHEHGVSPHQGAGFRVGFLERQPRFGWHRGMLIDDATMQVSFLKDLVTMRDPTSDFSFLCYLRERGRLVDFLNQKTLFPLRIEFHDYFEWAAARVEHLVEYAAEVVSVKPVTEDGEVRWFDVASRDPAAPERLTVRRTRTLCVATGLEPHLPPGAARSDRVWHNSELLPRVDRLTRSGTPVRRAVVLGAGQSAAEAVDYLHRTFPEAEICSVFAKYGYTPADDSPFANRIFDPEAVDLYFGAPAEVKQSLHDYHRSTNYSVVDMELIESLSRTMYQEKVQGRQRLRMLNVSRIREVASDADGLRVTVEFLPTGQRQELDCDLIVYATGYQPRGIGDHLGEIAKLCLRDEEDQLRVGRDHRVETAAHVRAEIYLQGGTEHTHGLTSTLLSTTAVRAGEICSSLLAQNAGSLRK; this is encoded by the coding sequence GTGACGACGCTGCACAGTGATCCGGACTCCATCTACGACGTACTGGGACTCGGCTTCGGCCCGTCCCATCTCGCACTCGCGATCGCGCTCCACGAGCACGGCGTGAGCCCACATCAGGGAGCCGGATTCCGCGTCGGATTCCTGGAACGGCAACCGCGGTTCGGCTGGCACCGCGGCATGCTGATCGACGACGCCACCATGCAAGTGTCCTTCCTGAAGGACCTGGTGACGATGCGTGATCCCACCAGCGACTTCAGCTTCCTGTGCTATCTGCGCGAGCGCGGCAGGCTGGTCGACTTCCTCAACCAGAAGACCCTTTTCCCGCTGCGCATCGAGTTCCACGACTACTTCGAGTGGGCCGCCGCCCGGGTCGAGCACCTCGTCGAGTACGCCGCCGAGGTGGTCTCCGTGAAGCCGGTCACCGAGGACGGCGAGGTCCGCTGGTTCGACGTGGCCAGCCGCGATCCCGCCGCCCCGGAGCGGCTGACCGTACGCCGGACCCGCACCCTGTGCGTGGCCACCGGCCTGGAACCGCATCTGCCGCCCGGTGCCGCCCGGTCGGACCGGGTCTGGCACAACAGCGAGTTACTGCCGCGAGTGGACCGACTCACCCGCTCCGGCACACCCGTTCGCCGTGCCGTCGTCCTCGGCGCCGGACAAAGCGCCGCCGAGGCCGTGGACTACCTCCACCGCACCTTCCCCGAGGCCGAGATCTGCTCGGTGTTCGCCAAGTACGGCTACACACCGGCGGACGACAGCCCCTTCGCCAACCGGATCTTCGACCCCGAGGCCGTGGACCTGTACTTCGGCGCGCCGGCGGAGGTGAAGCAGTCGCTGCACGACTACCACCGCTCCACCAACTACTCCGTGGTCGACATGGAGTTGATCGAGTCGCTGTCACGCACGATGTACCAGGAGAAGGTCCAGGGCAGACAGCGGCTGCGGATGCTGAACGTCTCCCGCATCCGCGAGGTCGCGAGCGACGCCGACGGGCTGCGGGTCACGGTGGAGTTCCTGCCCACCGGGCAACGCCAGGAACTGGACTGCGATCTGATCGTCTACGCCACCGGCTATCAGCCCCGGGGCATCGGCGACCATCTCGGGGAGATCGCCAAGCTCTGCCTGCGGGACGAGGAGGACCAGCTCCGGGTCGGACGCGACCACCGCGTGGAGACCGCCGCGCACGTGCGGGCGGAGATCTACCTCCAGGGCGGCACCGAGCACACTCACGGCCTCACCTCGACCCTGCTGTCCACGACCGCCGTACGCGCCGGGGAGATCTGCTCCTCCCTCCTGGCGCAGAATGCGGGCAGCCTCCGGAAGTAG
- a CDS encoding FecCD family ABC transporter permease: MTTDLAPGGKGSAAPATSRRTAGRVPFRLTLPPVSGLLRPRLLVVCLVLAAAAFLLFAVETSVGDIALPLGDVLRALVGASDPGTELIVHELRLPRALAGLLVGIAFGVSGALLQTLTRNPLASPDMMGITQGAGTAVVAGIVLGWDGGLGTQALGLLGALVAALLVYALAWKRGTSGYRIVLVGVGVAWICTSATDYLMARGQRFQAQAALGWLVGNLNGRTWDQITPLAWAMALLLPPALLLGRLTRTLELGDDVARGLGTRVQTVRVAVLLAAVGLVAFGTATAGPVAFVALAAPQVAQRLAGTAFPPPVAAGLTGAVMVLGSDLVARKLLSDTELPVGIVTGVLGAPVLLWLLIRANRAGSGG, encoded by the coding sequence ATGACCACGGACCTCGCACCAGGGGGCAAGGGCTCCGCGGCCCCAGCCACGTCCCGCCGCACCGCCGGACGCGTCCCCTTCCGGCTCACATTGCCGCCCGTCTCCGGGCTGTTGCGGCCCCGGCTGCTGGTCGTGTGCCTGGTGCTCGCGGCCGCCGCTTTCCTGCTGTTCGCCGTGGAGACCTCGGTCGGGGACATCGCGCTGCCGCTCGGCGATGTCCTGCGGGCGCTGGTGGGCGCGAGCGATCCCGGCACCGAGCTGATCGTCCATGAATTGCGCCTTCCCCGGGCCCTCGCGGGTCTGCTCGTCGGCATCGCGTTCGGTGTCTCCGGCGCCCTGCTCCAGACCTTGACCCGCAATCCGCTCGCCAGCCCCGACATGATGGGCATCACCCAGGGCGCCGGTACGGCCGTGGTGGCCGGCATCGTCCTCGGCTGGGACGGGGGACTCGGCACCCAGGCGCTCGGTCTGCTCGGTGCGCTGGTCGCCGCGCTGCTCGTGTACGCGCTGGCCTGGAAGCGGGGCACCAGCGGCTACCGGATCGTCCTCGTCGGCGTCGGTGTCGCCTGGATCTGCACCAGCGCCACCGACTATCTGATGGCCCGGGGGCAGCGCTTCCAGGCGCAGGCCGCGCTGGGCTGGCTGGTCGGCAACCTCAACGGCCGTACCTGGGACCAGATCACCCCGCTCGCCTGGGCAATGGCCCTGCTGCTCCCGCCCGCGCTGCTGCTCGGCCGGCTGACGCGGACACTGGAACTCGGTGACGACGTCGCCCGGGGCCTCGGGACGCGCGTGCAGACGGTCCGCGTGGCCGTGCTCCTCGCCGCCGTCGGCCTGGTGGCCTTCGGTACCGCCACCGCGGGCCCCGTGGCGTTCGTGGCGCTCGCCGCGCCCCAGGTCGCCCAGCGCCTGGCCGGTACGGCCTTCCCGCCGCCGGTGGCCGCCGGGCTGACCGGTGCCGTGATGGTGCTGGGTTCCGATCTCGTCGCCCGAAAGCTCCTGTCGGACACGGAGCTTCCGGTCGGGATCGTCACGGGTGTGCTCGGCGCGCCCGTCCTGCTGTGGCTGCTCATCCGCGCCAACCGCGCCGGTTCAGGAGGCTGA
- a CDS encoding methionyl-tRNA formyltransferase, which translates to MRVVMFGYQTWGHRTLRALLDSEHEVVLVVTHPKSDHVYERIWSDSVADLAEKHGVPVLLRNRPGDEELLRALKEAEPDIIVANNWRTWLPAEIFDLPPHGTLNIHDSLLPSYAGFSPLIWALINGEQQVGVTAHRMDAELDMGDILLQRAVPVGPADTATDLFHRTVDLIGPVVRESLDLIASGAAEWIAQDRSRSSFFHKRSLEDSRIDWTWPAEDLERLVRAQSDPYPNAFTHHRGERLRIVKAAVSQGRYGGTPGRIFIREGDGVVIVAGAGARSGRLPGLLVQRVRTEDGTEHAATDYFRTMGGYLTARP; encoded by the coding sequence ATGCGGGTCGTCATGTTCGGGTACCAGACCTGGGGGCACCGGACGCTGCGGGCTCTGCTGGACTCCGAGCACGAAGTGGTCCTGGTCGTCACCCACCCCAAGAGCGATCACGTCTACGAGCGCATCTGGAGCGACTCCGTCGCCGACCTCGCCGAAAAGCACGGCGTGCCCGTGCTGTTGCGCAACCGGCCGGGCGACGAGGAACTCCTCCGGGCTCTCAAGGAGGCCGAGCCGGACATCATCGTCGCGAACAACTGGCGCACCTGGCTTCCCGCGGAGATCTTCGACCTGCCGCCGCACGGCACGCTCAACATCCACGACTCGCTGCTGCCCTCCTACGCCGGCTTCTCGCCGCTGATCTGGGCGCTCATCAACGGCGAGCAGCAGGTCGGGGTCACCGCCCACCGCATGGACGCCGAGCTCGACATGGGCGACATCCTGCTCCAGCGCGCGGTGCCCGTCGGACCCGCGGACACGGCAACCGACCTGTTCCACCGCACTGTTGACCTGATCGGCCCGGTGGTCCGCGAGTCCCTGGACCTCATCGCCTCCGGCGCGGCCGAGTGGATCGCGCAGGACCGCTCCCGGTCGAGCTTCTTCCACAAGCGGTCCCTGGAGGACAGCCGGATCGACTGGACCTGGCCCGCCGAGGACCTGGAACGCCTGGTGCGCGCCCAGTCGGACCCGTACCCGAACGCCTTCACCCACCACCGCGGCGAGCGCCTCAGGATCGTCAAGGCGGCGGTCTCCCAAGGGCGTTACGGCGGCACCCCGGGCCGGATCTTCATCCGCGAGGGGGACGGCGTCGTCATCGTGGCCGGGGCCGGGGCGCGTTCGGGGCGGCTGCCAGGGCTGCTGGTCCAGCGGGTGCGGACCGAGGACGGCACCGAACACGCGGCCACCGACTACTTCCGCACGATGGGCGGCTACTTGACGGCCCGTCCGTAA
- a CDS encoding ABC transporter ATP-binding protein translates to MSKTDSAEARGPELRAEGLKLAYDDRVVVEDLDLVVPTGRITVIVGANACGKSTLLRALARLLNPRAGAVALDGRSIHSIPTRSLAQRLGILPQSPVAPEGLTVIDLVGRGRSPHQTWWRQWSSADEEAVHEALRATDMADLAHRAVDELSGGQRQRAWIAMAVAQGTPVMLLDEPTTYLDLAHQIDVLDLITDLNRHQGRTVVMVLHDLNQACRYADHIVAMKGGRISGEGAPAEVVTAAMVQEVFGLRCVVGTDPVSGTPMVIPMGRHHEGIEDAAPVATG, encoded by the coding sequence GTGTCGAAGACCGACTCCGCCGAGGCCCGCGGCCCCGAACTGCGCGCCGAGGGCCTGAAACTGGCGTACGACGACCGGGTGGTGGTCGAGGATCTCGACCTGGTGGTGCCGACCGGCCGCATCACCGTGATCGTCGGGGCCAACGCGTGCGGCAAGTCCACGCTGCTGCGCGCCCTGGCCCGGCTGCTGAACCCCAGGGCCGGGGCGGTGGCGCTGGACGGGCGCTCGATCCACTCGATCCCCACCCGGAGCCTCGCGCAGCGGCTCGGCATCCTGCCGCAGTCCCCCGTCGCGCCCGAGGGTTTGACCGTCATCGACCTGGTGGGGCGCGGCCGTTCACCGCACCAGACCTGGTGGCGGCAGTGGTCGTCGGCCGACGAGGAGGCGGTGCACGAGGCGCTGCGCGCGACCGACATGGCCGACCTGGCGCACCGGGCGGTGGACGAGCTGTCCGGCGGGCAGCGGCAGCGGGCCTGGATCGCCATGGCCGTCGCCCAGGGCACCCCGGTGATGCTGCTGGACGAGCCGACGACGTACCTCGATCTCGCCCATCAGATCGACGTGCTGGACCTGATCACCGACCTCAACCGGCATCAGGGCCGCACGGTCGTGATGGTGCTGCACGACCTCAACCAGGCCTGCCGGTACGCCGATCACATCGTCGCGATGAAGGGCGGCAGGATCTCGGGCGAGGGCGCTCCGGCCGAGGTGGTGACCGCGGCGATGGTGCAGGAGGTCTTCGGGCTGCGGTGTGTCGTGGGCACGGACCCGGTGAGCGGGACGCCGATGGTGATCCCGATGGGGCGCCACCATGAGGGGATCGAGGACGCGGCGCCGGTCGCCACCGGCTGA
- a CDS encoding FecCD family ABC transporter permease, with protein sequence MGTSAVRAAKGPRAVLLLALSSAALLVLCGLSMAYGALGVPLDQVWHTLLGDAPNSRIDNVIWSVRLPRTALGLATGAALGLSGALMQALTRNPLADPGILGVSAGAAFAVVLSVGVLGIGSVYGYIWFAFAGAMAASVLVYLLGGLGRSGSTPVKLALAGVAVTSLLFSLTSAVALTDPDALNRYRFWSAGSLANQNEEVLLRVLPFLGVGAVLALACAPALNRLALGDDVARSLGLRVGVVRVQGVVAVTLLTGGAVAVIGPVVFVGLVVPHIARVLAQYAGIGPDHRWLLPLSAVLAPCLLLAADIAGRLIAKPVEIQAGILVAFLGGPFFIALVRRRRLAEL encoded by the coding sequence TTGGGGACCTCGGCGGTCCGGGCGGCGAAAGGCCCCCGCGCGGTACTCCTGCTCGCGCTCTCGAGCGCGGCGCTGCTGGTCCTGTGCGGCCTGTCGATGGCGTACGGCGCGCTCGGCGTCCCGCTCGACCAGGTCTGGCACACCCTCCTCGGCGACGCGCCCAACTCCCGTATCGACAACGTGATCTGGTCGGTACGGCTGCCCCGTACCGCCCTCGGCCTCGCCACCGGCGCCGCGCTCGGCCTCTCGGGCGCGCTGATGCAGGCGCTGACCCGCAATCCCCTGGCCGACCCCGGCATCCTCGGCGTGAGCGCGGGCGCGGCCTTCGCCGTCGTGCTGTCCGTCGGGGTCCTCGGCATCGGTTCGGTGTACGGCTACATCTGGTTCGCGTTCGCCGGGGCGATGGCCGCGAGCGTGCTGGTCTATCTGCTGGGCGGGCTCGGGCGCTCGGGCTCGACTCCGGTGAAGCTGGCGCTGGCCGGGGTCGCGGTGACCTCGCTGCTGTTCTCACTGACCAGCGCCGTCGCGCTGACCGACCCGGACGCCTTGAACCGGTACCGGTTCTGGTCTGCGGGCTCCCTGGCCAACCAGAACGAGGAAGTCCTGCTGCGCGTACTGCCGTTCCTCGGCGTCGGCGCCGTTCTCGCCCTGGCCTGCGCGCCCGCCCTCAACCGCCTCGCGCTCGGCGACGACGTCGCCCGGTCGCTCGGGCTCCGGGTCGGTGTGGTCCGGGTCCAGGGCGTGGTGGCCGTCACGCTGCTCACCGGCGGCGCCGTCGCCGTCATCGGCCCGGTCGTCTTCGTCGGCCTGGTCGTGCCGCACATCGCCCGCGTGCTCGCGCAGTACGCCGGGATCGGCCCGGACCACCGCTGGCTGCTGCCCCTGTCGGCCGTACTCGCGCCCTGTCTGCTGCTGGCCGCCGACATCGCCGGCCGCCTGATCGCGAAACCGGTCGAGATCCAGGCCGGCATCCTGGTCGCCTTCCTCGGCGGCCCGTTCTTCATCGCCCTGGTGCGCCGCCGACGACTCGCGGAGCTGTGA